The following coding sequences lie in one Pirellulales bacterium genomic window:
- a CDS encoding DegT/DnrJ/EryC1/StrS family aminotransferase, with protein MACDSSPSPNTVWPMTDCQVPMVDLRAQHDELAPRIEAAMRRVIASGNFILGEEVEAFEREFASFCGARFAIGVSSGLAALELALEAVGVGPGDEVITVANTFVATALAIHHRGATPVLVDVDEQTALVDPAHLLAAITGRTKAILPVHLYGQMADMEAIGAIARAHDLAVVEDACQAHGAAYRSARAGTLGDAGCFSFYPTKNLGALGDGGLITTSSPELAERLRTSRNYGHKIKYVSEMAGRNERLDPLQAAVLRVKLQRLDDWNHARRRAAALYDELLQSAPVGRPVALPDRQHAWHLYVIRAERRDELAAHLAEHGIVTGVHYPVPVHRQPALASYPLARQSFPVTERLAGESLSLPMHPHLTDAQIRRVCASIEQFYSQRPQRQRASLAEVRS; from the coding sequence ATGGCTTGCGATTCCTCTCCTTCCCCCAATACCGTGTGGCCGATGACCGATTGCCAGGTGCCGATGGTCGATCTGCGTGCCCAGCATGATGAGCTGGCGCCACGGATCGAGGCCGCCATGCGCCGCGTCATTGCCAGCGGAAACTTCATTCTCGGCGAAGAGGTCGAAGCCTTTGAACGCGAGTTCGCGAGCTTCTGCGGCGCGCGATTCGCCATCGGCGTCAGCTCGGGCTTGGCCGCGCTCGAACTCGCGCTGGAAGCGGTCGGCGTCGGGCCGGGCGACGAGGTTATCACGGTGGCCAACACCTTTGTCGCCACCGCGCTGGCCATTCATCATCGCGGCGCCACGCCAGTGCTGGTGGATGTCGACGAGCAGACCGCGCTAGTCGATCCGGCGCATCTGCTCGCGGCGATCACCGGGCGCACCAAGGCCATTCTGCCGGTGCATCTGTACGGACAAATGGCCGACATGGAGGCGATTGGCGCCATCGCCCGCGCGCACGACTTGGCAGTGGTCGAAGACGCCTGCCAGGCGCACGGCGCCGCCTATCGCTCGGCGCGCGCGGGAACGCTAGGCGACGCCGGCTGCTTTAGCTTCTACCCCACCAAGAATCTCGGCGCGCTGGGCGATGGCGGGCTAATCACCACCAGTTCGCCCGAGCTAGCCGAGCGGCTGCGGACCAGCCGCAACTACGGCCATAAGATCAAATACGTGAGCGAGATGGCTGGCCGCAACGAGCGGCTCGATCCGCTGCAGGCCGCCGTGCTGCGCGTGAAGCTGCAGCGCCTCGACGACTGGAACCACGCCCGCCGTCGCGCCGCCGCGCTGTACGACGAGTTGCTGCAATCGGCGCCGGTCGGCCGACCGGTGGCGCTGCCCGACCGCCAGCATGCGTGGCATTTGTATGTGATCCGCGCTGAGCGCCGCGATGAGTTGGCGGCACATTTGGCCGAGCACGGCATTGTGACCGGCGTCCACTATCCCGTCCCGGTGCATCGTCAGCCGGCACTGGCCAGCTATCCCTTGGCGCGCCAATCATTCCCCGTGACCGAGCGGCTGGCGGGCGAGTCTCTTTCGCTGCCGATGCATCCGCATCTGACCGACGCGCAGATTCGGCGGGTTTGCGCGTCGATTGAGCAGTTCTACAGCCAGCGACCGCAGCGCCAGCGCGCCAGTCTGGCCGAGGTCAGGTCGTAA
- a CDS encoding bifunctional heptose 7-phosphate kinase/heptose 1-phosphate adenyltransferase: MSHALAALLNQPLRPRLLVVGDVILDRYLWGDVERISPEAPIPLLKVDHREARLGGAGSVAAMLCALGAEVELAAVLAPDADGAAARALLRELNIGDDRLVEVDDRPTTVKERLLGRAQSRHPQQMMRVDYEEARPLTAAQSAALADRACQRLDDVDLVLVSDYNKGACAGSLVTRLVDAARQLGKRVVADPVRGGDYGRYAGCECITPNRLEAALATGQTIDSPQAALAAAQILLDQGVDNAIVTLDRDGMAWRGRDGRQGLFPVRPRQVYDITGAGDMVLATIGFGLAAGLDYPDVIELANVAGGLEVERLGAVPIARQELIDELSLGYRGSRQKVLPLPRLLDALARRRQAGQRIVMTNGCFDLLHPGHIVTLEDARALGDCLVVGVNSDRSVRELKGPGRPVLDEANRAHMLAALECVDHVVIFDDTSVAALVAQLRPEILAKSAAYAVHEVVGHEIVLAYGGEVRLTPMQGDFSTTSLIHKIASPVP, from the coding sequence ATGTCGCACGCACTCGCCGCGCTACTGAATCAGCCGCTTCGTCCACGCTTGCTCGTGGTGGGCGACGTCATCCTCGATCGTTATTTGTGGGGCGACGTCGAGCGCATCAGCCCCGAGGCGCCGATTCCGCTACTCAAGGTGGATCATCGCGAGGCGCGGTTAGGGGGCGCCGGCAGCGTGGCCGCCATGCTCTGTGCGCTCGGCGCCGAAGTGGAGTTGGCCGCCGTGCTGGCCCCAGACGCCGATGGCGCGGCCGCTCGCGCGCTGTTGCGCGAATTGAACATCGGAGACGACCGACTCGTGGAGGTCGACGATCGCCCCACCACGGTCAAAGAACGTCTGCTCGGCCGCGCGCAGAGCCGCCATCCTCAGCAGATGATGCGCGTCGATTACGAAGAAGCGCGGCCACTGACCGCCGCACAAAGCGCGGCGCTCGCTGATCGCGCTTGCCAGCGACTGGACGATGTCGATCTGGTGCTGGTCAGCGACTACAACAAGGGCGCCTGCGCCGGCAGCCTGGTCACCCGTCTGGTCGACGCGGCGCGCCAGTTGGGCAAACGCGTCGTCGCCGATCCGGTGCGCGGCGGCGATTATGGCCGTTACGCCGGCTGCGAGTGCATCACGCCCAATCGGCTCGAAGCGGCGCTGGCCACGGGTCAAACAATCGACTCGCCCCAGGCGGCGCTTGCCGCCGCGCAGATTCTGCTGGATCAAGGCGTCGACAACGCCATCGTCACGCTCGATCGCGATGGCATGGCCTGGCGCGGGCGAGATGGGCGACAGGGATTGTTTCCGGTGCGGCCGCGCCAGGTGTACGACATCACCGGCGCGGGGGACATGGTGCTGGCGACGATCGGCTTTGGACTGGCGGCGGGACTCGACTATCCGGACGTGATCGAACTGGCCAACGTCGCCGGCGGATTGGAAGTCGAACGACTCGGCGCCGTGCCGATCGCCCGGCAGGAGTTGATCGACGAACTATCGCTGGGCTACCGCGGCAGCCGACAAAAGGTGTTGCCGTTGCCGCGCCTGCTAGACGCCTTGGCGCGGCGCCGCCAGGCCGGCCAAAGAATCGTGATGACCAACGGCTGCTTCGACCTCTTGCATCCCGGGCATATCGTGACGCTCGAAGACGCGCGAGCGCTGGGAGATTGCCTGGTCGTGGGTGTCAATAGCGACCGCAGCGTACGCGAGTTGAAAGGCCCCGGCCGCCCCGTGCTCGATGAGGCGAACCGAGCCCATATGCTGGCGGCGCTGGAATGCGTGGACCACGTAGTGATCTTCGACGACACCAGCGTGGCAGCGCTGGTGGCGCAGCTACGCCCCGAAATATTGGCCAAGAGCGCCGCCTATGCGGTACACGAAGTGGTCGGTCACGAGATCGTGCTGGCCTATGGCGGAGAAGTGCGCCTGACGCCGATGCAGGGCGATTTTTCAACCACCAGCCTGATTCACAAGATCGCCAGCCCCGTCCCATGA